GCAATGGTCTTGCCTGATttctcctcctgctccttgAGCTGTTGCAGAACGGGCAAGATCTTAAGGCGACGTTCAGACAAAATCTCCCAAAAGACGCCATTGGGACGGGGCAAGCGCTTTGCAACGCGTATGACCTCTGTGGGCGTTACGATAATGTCCACTGGTGAATCGTACTTCTGAAACAGATTCAAGGGCAGAGTGTCCACCACCTGCAGATCGTGCACAATCGTGGCTATCACTGTGTCCGGTGTTATGGCACCCAACTCAATGAGCAGACCAATGTCCAGGTCTGCAAAACCATTGCCACGACCAATACGGTAGCCCTCGCGTGAAACTACGACGGAACCAATCACCACAAGGTCTAATTTAAGTTTACTCTCCATTCCGATTTCCGTGCGGAACTTGAGAATATCCTGGACGCGCAGAGCCTCTTTCTTCTGTTCCTCGGTGGCGTCGGCTGGTACATCGACCTTAAGGCACAGTGCCGACGAGTCGCGTGTGCTGGGCAAATAAACAGACTTGTCGGCGAGCAAAGCCTGTTCCTTAAAGTCGTGAAGAGCGCGATCGATGTTCACCTTAATGTGCTCTGCGGAAATAGAAACATAAATGAGTGTCGTGTCCTATAAATGTGATCACTCAATCAACTTACCGGCCTTCTTGAACTCCTCCTCCTGAATGAGCAATGCAGCAGCCTTATCGGCATCCACAAATGCAGGAATCCGATTGAATATGTTGTTAAATCCAATGCCAACCTTGCCCTCCTGGATCTTTTTCCAAGTCTGCACACGGAGCGAGCGCTTTGTGGGCTCCACGGGCTGAGCTGTTGGAGGAAACATGTTAGTTTCTTGAGCATTCAGTTTACAAGTAATGCATAAGTACGTAAGCCggtaaaaaacaaaaagaagtgAGCGGCGGTCGCCGCCAGTTCTTATCGCTGACCCGAGCCCATAGCTGAGGCATGTTATCACGCCAGTTTTACGCTGGACTGAAAGCGAATAAATTTCTCAGCTGATACTGGAGCTGATAAACCGGTTTCCACGCCCAACAATCAGATATTAGCAATTTAGTCTAAACAAACACTACTAAACGCCGGCACGGAACTGTCTTTCAACAAACAAATGTGCATGGAAAACATTCGGCAGGGTTGCCACATGTTTGAATTTCCGTAAAGTCTATGCACATGAACACACACGCAAATGCAtacgtgcgtgtgtgtgcagAAATAATGATGACAAACAAATTCTGGTGCACATGAACATACGTGAATGTATGTGCATACAGATGTGCAGAAAGAAATTGCGTGTGCGTGTttgaaaattcaatttaaaagCATTTAAATATCGATATTGACGCATGACCAATAAGTTGGCAACGCTCTAGCActcaggcacacacacacacgcactaaACATTTCTTGGCGATGAGCGCATCAAAACGCGAATTTCTCAATTaatatgtatgcatgtgaGTAGTGATGTGTGCTTGTGTTCGACTGTGCCTGTCCATTTGGACAGGCGACAAGAATGACATTAGACCGCCCGAAAACTAGACAGATCGAGCAAGGGCAGTCAAAATGTTTGCCGAAAATGATGATTCATTGTGCACTATTTGCGGGCACCGCTTGGTAATTGTAAGCAGTCCCAGTAGTTTTTAGCATAAGAATGCGCGCCACGATGACGTAATTGGtatcaacaacaaaaaccgAAGACCGCCGACCGACATGAAAAAAGCGGGCATGTACAGacaattgtttttgttgtacCTTTTCTCATCTCTCTGCTCTTATCCTTCTTCATCCGAGTTTCCTTTTGACGTATAGTTTCGGCAATTTGACAACTCATTTACCGCAAGAGCCGCATAGAAAGAAATATGGCGGAATTTTTTGACAACTTTTTTGTGCACTCTATGTAAAATGGCCGAATGTACACGGTGGAGGGGGGAGtgagaaaaaagaaaaaatattcGTCTAGGGCCGCCCGCTAAAATAATTCCCTTGATCTCATTTAAAGGCAGCAATAGTGCAATGCACTAACTAAACACATATACGAACGCGACGACGCAGAATGTTTATGATAACATTCTCACACTCGCGCAAAATATATGCAAGTTTTCAGTTCTACTTCGTCACCGTCACCCTGACGGAGAATACTTACTTGTCGATGACACCTCCTGGGCTGTGTTAGCGCCATTCTCcgcggcggctgcagctgcaggaTCTGAGTTGCTTTGATTTTCCATAGTAATTCGATTAAAAATTGTGTACTTGAactgttttttctttttttttttttcttcaacAATTTCTTTTTTCACTGAACACAATTTCTCGGCAACGTGCCTTCCAACTCCACCAGTGTGACAGCGGACTTTTCGATAAAATaaaccgtccgaccctcagaaatataccgcatcattttaaaaatataccgtaaatatactgacgaattcaactTATATTttaccactaaccatacagtatatactgtatggatagtgattttacatattcctcgtttttgatattccgtggaatattactagctatatggaacatttagccatgcccagaTATAGTTATACGATtgataaatcaattttctacttgattgGCTTACTTTAAATAactgcttttattggatttctatatgaAATGGACAAAATGAACACAACCACGTTTTTgcgaaaaaaaaagttttGGAACAACATCGATGTGATCGATGTTTACAATATTGCTAATGTGTGTGATCTAATGATAAAATTAGTTTGAAGTTTTAGGTTGAATGATTTATTTTTCGCCTTTACCCTCAGCTATAATTATTAGGCCACCCTTAATGAGTGATGATAGTTGACACGTTAGGCACCACTTCTAAATGGCTCTGATAAAATTTGTATGATTGCCTTGGAGacaatttttttaaaataaaaaaatactcTTTTTGAAATTATTTTACCCTGTtttgaaaaaaaaacttaTTTACTATATTCATTTCATACCCTTCATGGGTTAATTTTAGCCGAACATTTTGAAAACAACGATGTATCATCGGACTTATCGATATAACATACTCAAAATATACTATAATATACTCTGactttcagaaatataccgtcccatttcaaaatataccgtaaatataccgttGAAAAagcgaacttagcccacttaaccCCCCCTTTATTTAAACAGGTTAACAACTTGAGCTAAACCACTaatcatacatacatatgtgccaGTACATGAGCGCTTtgtatacaatttatattcgcatctaatagagagtTTTCCAGAGCTCTTAAAAATCAAGTTTTCATATAATAATCGTACTATTAGCTTAGAAGATTTTAGCACTCGTAGTTGAAAATTCTTTCAGTGTTCACAAATTTATGTAACTTTTATTCACATACTGTATCCGAGAATTTTTCTATATATGTTTTTTGAATAAGATATTACGTAAGTCTAAAAGCGCATTCTGCGTTTCGGAGCCGTTCGGCTTCTATACCGATTTACTTGCCACAAGCTTGCACGAAAAACGGTCGGTTTGGAAACACAAACGATGGAAACTCATCACGGACATTCTTTGAGAAAAACGAAATTACTGCACAATTAACTGCGGTGGATTAAAAAGATTGGGTAccat
This region of Drosophila miranda strain MSH22 chromosome 2, D.miranda_PacBio2.1, whole genome shotgun sequence genomic DNA includes:
- the LOC108156338 gene encoding methenyltetrahydrofolate synthase domain-containing protein, translating into MENQSNSDPAAAAAAENGANTAQEVSSTTQPVEPTKRSLRVQTWKKIQEGKVGIGFNNIFNRIPAFVDADKAAALLIQEEEFKKAEHIKVNIDRALHDFKEQALLADKSVYLPSTRDSSALCLKVDVPADATEEQKKEALRVQDILKFRTEIGMESKLKLDLVVIGSVVVSREGYRIGRGNGFADLDIGLLIELGAITPDTVIATIVHDLQVVDTLPLNLFQKYDSPVDIIVTPTEVIRVAKRLPRPNGVFWEILSERRLKILPVLQQLKEQEEKSGKTIALKSEDTDVEQHQNSRRRRGPLRRRFPRGNPGRTTSQTDNEQQGENTQKRAPRRKGRFVNRRRRTTKSEGDQSGVEGGAKSEDRKFDEGGAGERRQTKKKNRGPRDFCVKLTNLTRDIRVKDLKSELRKRECNPMSIAWKGHFGKCYLYFGNRNGTPSTQDDVDKVLKSLNDLSLTITTGGEPAPAVAAVAEGDTVVKSEPDESAETAQRKTINVHVELIQFGAKKNGEAANAGAVEVGNDVDGGALNGAESATVGAKDEGAARIESVDTTTV